The following coding sequences are from one Triticum dicoccoides isolate Atlit2015 ecotype Zavitan chromosome 4A, WEW_v2.0, whole genome shotgun sequence window:
- the LOC119288275 gene encoding ferredoxin--NADP reductase, leaf isozyme 1, chloroplastic-like, giving the protein MAAVTAAAVSLRAATAATSTPSSAPQHSHCSFPCAARTTAVSRRSLSFRAQAVSTDAAAAPVKEKKVSKKQEEGVVTNKFRPKEPYVGKCLLNTKITADDAPGETWHMVFSTDGEVPYKEGQSIGVVADGEDKNGKPHKLRLYSIASSALGDFGDAKTVSLCVKRLVYTNDAGEVVKGVCSNFLCDLKPGADVNITGPVGKEMLMPKDPNATIIMLATGTGIAPFRSFLWKMFFEKYDDYKFNGLAWLFLGVPTSSSLLYPEEFGKMKAKAPDNFRVDYAISREETNAAGEKMYIQTRMAEYKDELWELLKKDNTYVYMCGLKGMEKGIDEIMLPLAAKEGIDWIDYRKQLKKSEQWNVEVY; this is encoded by the exons ATGGCCGCAGTCACGGCCGCGGCCGTCTCcctccgcgccgccaccgccgccacctccaCGCCGTCCAGCGCGCCGCAGCACTCCCACTGCAGCTTCCCGTGCGCGGCAAGAACGACCGCCGTCTCCCGCCGTAGCCTGAGCTTCCGGGCGCAGGCCGTGTCCACCGatgcggcggcggcgccggtgaaGGAGAAGAAGGTGTCGAAGAAGCAGGAGGAGGGGGTGGTGACCAACAAGTTCCGGCCCAAGGAGCCGTACGTGGGCAAGTGCCTGCTCAACACCAAGATCACCGCGGACGACGCGCCCGGGGAGACGTGGCACATGGTCTTCTCCACCGACGGCGAGGTGCCCTACAAGGAGGGCCAGTCCATCGGCGTCGTCGCCGACGGCGAGGACAAGAACGGCAAGCCCCACAAGCTCCGCCTCTACTCCATCGCCAGCAGCGCCCTCGGCGACTTCGGCGACGCCAAGACC GTCTCGCTGTGCGTCAAGCGGCTCGTCTACACCAACGACGCAGGGGAGGTCGTCAAGGGGGTCTGCTCCAATTTCCTCT GCGACCTGAAGCCCGGCGCCGATGTCAACATAACAGGGCCAGTAGGCAAAGAGATGCTCATGCCTAAAGACCCCAATGCTACTATTATCATG CTCGCGACAGGGACCGGCATCGCGCCGTTCCGGTCATTCCTGTGGAAGATGTTCTTCGAGAAGTACGACGACTACAAG TTCAATGGCCTGGCCTGGCTCTTCTTGGGAGTCCCCACCAGCAGCTCTCTCCTCTACCCGGAG GAGTTTGGGAAGATGAAGGCGAAGGCGCCGGACAACTTCCGGGTGGACTACGCGATCAGTAGGGAGGAGACCAACGCGGCGGGGGAGAAGATGTACATCCAGACCAGGATGGCAGAGTACAAGGATGAGCTGTGGGAGCTGCTGAAGAAGGACAACACCTACGTGTACATGTGTGGGCTGAAGGGCATGGAGAAGGGTATTGATGAGATCATGTTGCCACTGGCTGCAAAAGAAG GGATCGACTGGATAGATTACAGGAAGCAACTGAAGAAGTCGGAGCAATGGAACGTCGAAGTCTACTGA